CTATGCCAAGTGCTAAAAACGCGCACGCAGCTTCAAAAGTGCTCTCTTTTAGCTTTTTTGCTTCATTTACTGAAGTCATAGCGTGATAGTTCGCGATAAACATAAACATATCGTCATTGCCTAAGTTTTGAGTATCGACCATAGGTTTTATGCTAGCAAAATAATTTCCTAAATGTAGCTTTCCTGAAGGTTGAAGTCCTGTTAAAGTTCTCAACTATTATCCTTTTTATCTTTTTAAATTTAATATTTTGATGATTTCTTTTGCGATTTTATCTGCAGATTTATCTTCTACATTTATCACAAAATTTGCCTTTTTTTCATATTCTTTATCTCTAAGTTCATGAAGCTCTTTTGCCTTTTGTAAATTTGATAAAAGCGGTCGTTTAGCAAATTTTTTCTCACTATTGCTTGAGTTTTGCAGTCTATCTATTATCTTATCAAAGCTTGATTTTAAGTATATAATAGTTCCTATTTTATTTAAATTTTTTACTTTGTAAAAGCCGCCGCCTGTAGATATGATGGCTCCTTTGACTGAGTTTTCTAAGAATTTGGCTAAATCTTTTTCTATCTTTCTAAATGCTTCTTCACCATCATCTTCAAAAATTTTTTTTATTTTTTTATTTGCATAGCTTTCTATCATATCATCGCCGTCTATAGCAAAAACTCCTATTTTTTTGCTTAAAGCCCTTGCTATAGTCCCTTTTCCGACTCCCATAAATCCTATCAAAACTATATTTTTATCTATCTTCATTTTCTACACTCTCTTTTTGGCTATGATTTTTAGGTATTAAGATAACCGGAGTTCCGTTTAATTCGAAATTTTCTCTTAGTTTATTTAAAAGATATCTTTTGTAACTAAAATGCAAAGACCTTGGTTTATTCATCACTAAAGCGATCTTTGGAGGGGCAAATCCAAACTGAGCGCCGTAGTAAATTTTGACTATTTTACCGTGGTCACGTGGAACTGGATGAGCACAAACTGCTTCTTTGATGACTTCATTTAGCCTTGAAGTTTTGATTTTTTGAGTATAGTTTTTATAAACTTCAAGAATGAGCGGATATAGTTTATGAACTCTTTTTTTGCTAAGTGCGCTGACGCTAATGATAGGAGCGTAAGCTAGGAATTTAAATTTATCCCTTAGCTCAAAAACGACTTTATCAAAATCGCCGTGCTCTTTGTCCCATTTGTTTAAAACTATGATGACTCCTAGCTCAAACTTAGCTCCTAGTCCTGCTATCCTCTCATCTAGTTCTGTAAGTGGCTCACTTGAGTCAAGAACTAGTAATGCTATGTCTGATTCTTCTAAGATTTTTTCTGTTCTATTTAGTGCAAATCTTTCTATACCCTCTATTTTTCCACGTTTTCTAATACCTGCTGTATCTACAAACTCAAAAACTCTATCTTCATAGACATAGCTTTCATTGACTGGATCTATCGTGGTTCCTGCAATCTTACTTACGACTGAACGATCTTCTTTTACAAGAGCGTTTAGAAGGCTTGATTTACCGACATTTACTCTGCCGATTATTCCTACTTTTATGTTTTTTGTTTCATAATCAACGCTTGGTTTTTCTATATCTATCTCGCCTTTTTCGTCAAAGCCTTCTAAAAATTCGTCAAAATCATCGCTCATATCTGCTTTTATAGTTGTTTCTGGCAAAAGCTTGTATATCCACGAGCAAAGCTCGTCTGTGCCTATGTTGTGGCTTACAGATAGGCTAAATACTTCTTTTGAACCAAACTCATTAAATTCCCAGCTTCTTTCTTCATCTTTTTTGCTATCGACTTTATTTACGACGAGCGCGGTCGGTTTTTTTAAATTTAAAAGCTCGTAAAATATCTTTTTATCTTGTTCATCAGGTAGCATTTTACCATCTACCATAAATACGATGATATCAGCGTTTGCTGCTTCGCTAAGTGTTTTAGCTTTTACATTTTTAAATATCTCACTGCTATCATCAAGTCCGCCGCTGTCTATCAAAATGCAACTTTTATCATCAATAAAAATTTCAGTCTTATTTGTATCTCTTGTCGTACCGCTAATGTCGCTTGTTATGGCTATTCTTTTTTTTGCTAAACGATTAAATAGCGAACTTTTTCCGACATTTGGTCTGCCAATTAATATAACTCTCTTCATACATTTCCTTTAAAAGCTGTCAATTATATCCAAAAATAGCTAAATTTATAAAATATTATGGCTTATCGTGTTAAAATCAAAAAATCAAATTTCAATTAAATTTAAAATTATTCAAGTGGAGATTATGTGTATAGGCGATTTTTAATTCGGCATTTGGGGATCTATTATATGCTTATCGCTTCAGTGCTATTTGCTGCAACTGGAGCATTTGCTAAACTTTTGAGCAGTGATATGAGCTCTATTGAAGTTGTATTTTTTAGAAACATCATCGGTTTTGTTTTTATACTTTTTGCACTTAGTAAAAAGCCACTTAATCAAAAAGGCGGAAGACCTTTTATGCTAGTCTTTCGTGGCATTATCGGTACGCTTGGGTTGCTTGCTTTTTTTTACAACGTAGCTCAGATAAATTTGGCGACGGCTTTTACCTTCCAAAAAACAGCTCCGATATTTACAGCTCTCATTGCCTTGGTGATATTTAAAGAAAAGTTAAGCTTTAAAGGCTGGATAGCGATATTTGTAGGTTTTTTCGGTATTATTTTTATAGTTCAACCAAATTTAGGTTTTACTAAAAATGATCTTGTTGGATTGCTTAGCGGTGTTGGAGCAGCACTTGCATATACTAGTATAAGGGAGCTTAGAAAGTTTTATGATGCTAGAATAATTGTGCTTTCATTTATGAGCTTTGGAACATTTATACCGCTTTTATGTATGGTTTTAGGTGAATTTTTTGAATTTAAAAATTTGGATTTTATATTTGCTAAATTTATTATGCCGAATTTTACCGGATTAATTTACATTTTATTTATGGGAATTTGCGGGGCGTGGTTTCAAATTTATCTAACAAAAGCATACGCAGCTAGTAAAAAAGCTGGAGTAGTAGCAGCGATGAGTTATAGTGATGTTTTATTTAGCTTACTTTTTGGGTTGATGCTTGGAGACTCACTTCCAAATATGGCTGCACTATGCGGTATAAGCTTGATCGTCATAAGTGGAATTTTGATAGCCACAGAAAAATGAGTAAGCAAATATTTAGCGCTTTTTAGCTACAATCGCACGAAAATTAGTTTGTAAAATTTAGGAATAAATATGGTTTTAATAGCAGGACCTTGTGTCATCGAAAGTAGGGATTTAGTTTTTAAAGTTGCTAAGAAGTTGGCTAAATTTAATGAAATGGGTTGGATAGATTTTTATTTTAAATCTAGTTTTGATAAGGCAAATCGTACTAGCATAAGTAGTTTTAGAGGACCTGGGCTTGAAGAAGGGCTAAAGATACTTGGTGAGGTTAAAAAGGAATTTGGATTTAAGATTTTAACAGATATTCACGAAAGCTATCAAGCAGCGCCAACTGCTGAGGTCGCAGATGCTTTGCAAATCCCAGCTTTTTTGTGTCGCCAAACAGATCTTTTAGTAGCTGCTGCAAAGACAAAAGCTATGGTAAATATCAAAAAAGGTCAATTTTTAGCCCCAGATGCTATGAAGCATAGCGTTAAAAAAGTGCTTGAGACACGCGGAATTAATGAGTTTGGTTATGAGATCGCAAAACAAAACGGAGTATATCTTTGTGAGAGAGGAAGTACGTTTGGCTATGGAAATTTGGTCGTAGATATGAGAAGTTTAGTAGTTATGAAAGAATTCGCTCCTGTGATTTTTGATGCAACTCATAGCGTACAAATGCCTAGTGCAAACGGCGCTACTAGCGGAGGAGATAGTAGATTTGTGCCGTACTTAGCAAGAGCTGCGGCAGCTGTTGGGGTAGAGGGATTTTTCTATGAAACTCATATAAATCCTTGTGAAGCACTTTGCGATGGAGCCAATATGCTTACTCTTGAAGCGTTAGAAAAAAACATAGAAGAGATAAAACGTATCAGGGAAATTGTGTCTTAATGAACAAAGGTCTATTTTTTGTTTTATTAGGTGCGATTTTTGAATGTGGATGGGCTTATGGGCTAAAACATGCAGATTCAAATTTGGAATATCTTTTAACTATCTGCTTTATCTGTGTAAGTTTTTTCTCATTTATGAGTGCGTTTAAGTATCTTTTGGCAAGTGTTGCTTATACTTTATTTATAGGTTTTGGAACTTTATTTATAGTAAGCGCTGAAATTTTGACTGATTATTTTAATGGAAATAGCGTTGATTATCTAAGATTGTTTTTTATATTTACACTTTTAGTCGGCGTTTTAGGGATAAAAGGTGTAAAAAATTGATACATTTTTTAGCTCTTATTTTAGCCGGCGGATTTGAAGTTTTAGGTGTTGTTTTTTTAAATAAATATGGGCATTCTAGCGGTATCAAAAAAATAATAAATTTCTTATTTATAGTCATTACTTTTACCTGCTCTCTTAGTCTGCTTAGGTTTGCTATGCAAAGCTTAGCGATGTCCGTGAGCTACGCTATTTGGACGGGTATAGGAGCTATAGGTGCTGTTGGGGTTGGTGTTTTGATAAATAAAGAAAAGTTAGGTTTTAAAAAGCTATTTTATCTATTTTTGATAATTTTTAGTGTTATAATGTTAAAGATAATATAAGGAGAAAAAGATGAATATAATAGAAGGAAATTTGAGTTTAAAGGGTGACGAAAAAGTCGCTATCATAAATGCAAGATTTAACCACATAATCACAGACAGACTAGTAGAAGGTGCAAAAGACGCCTTTTTAAGGCATGGTGGAAAAGAAGAAAATTTAGATCTTATCTTAGTTCCTGGTGCATTTGAGATACCTATGGCATTAGAAAAAGTTTTAAGTAGCAAAAAATGGGACGCGGTTTGCTGTGTTGGGGCTGTGATAAGAGGAAGTACGCCACATTTTGACTACGTAAGTGCTGAAACTACAAAAGGCATAGCAAATGTGACTTTAAAGTATGGTAAGCCAGTAACTTTTGGTGTTTTAACTGTAGATAGCATCGAACAAGCAATCGAAAGAGCAGGCAGCAAAGCTGGAAATAAAGGCTTTGAAGCGATGACAGGAGTAGTTGAACTACTAAATTTATATAAAAATATAAAGGCTTAATATGGCAACTAGGCATCAAGTAAGACAGAGCGTCGTAAGCCTACTTTATGCAAATGAGATGGGTAGCGAGATGGACGAGTTTGCCGAGGAATTTTTAGAAGAAAAAAAAATAAGAAACGATCAAAAAAAATTTACTTTAGAGCTTTATAATGGTGTTTTGCAAAACTTAGACTTGATAGATGAAGCTCTAAATATCCATCTTGGAAAATGGAAGCTATGTGAGATAGGAAGCGTGGAGAGAGCTATACTAAGGCTTGGTGCGTATGAGATCAAATTTACTAACACAGATGATGCTATCATCATAAATGAAGCAGTTATGCTTGCAAATGAGCTAGGATCTGACTCATCTACTAGGTTTATAAACGGCGTTTTAGATGCTATAAGCAAGGTGAAATGATGAAACTTTGCGTTGCTCTTGATCTTGCTAGTTATGATGAATGTATAAAGCTGATAAATGAGCTAAAAGGGCTTGATGTTTGGCTAAAAGTCGGTCTTAGAAGCTATCTAAGAGATGGTTCTAAATTTATAGAAGATATAAAAAAAACCGGTGATTTTAAGATATTTTTAGATCTTAAAATTTATGATATACCAAATACTATGGCCGATGCTTGTGAAGTGATATCAAAAATAGGCGTTGATATGATAAATTTACACGCAAGTGCCGGTAAAATAGCTATGGATACAGTTATGAAACGTTTGGATAAGCTTAAGCACAGACCAATAGTTTTAGCCGTGTCTGCACTAACTAGCTTTGATGAAGCCATTTTTAAGCAGATATATAGTGCAAATATAAAAGATAGCGTTGTTAATTTCTCAAAGATCGCTTATGAATGTGGGCTTGATGGTATGGTATGCTCGGTCTATGAAAGTCTGCTTATTAAAGACGCTACGTCTAGGGAATTTTTGACTCTAACTCCTGGTATAAGACCTTTTGGAGAAGCTAGTAATGATCAAAAAAGAGTTGCGAATTTAGATATGGCAAAAGAGAGTTTATCTGATTTTATAGTAGTGGGACGACCTATATATGAAGCAGATAATCCTAGAGAAGTCACTCAAAAAATATTAACTAAAATATCTGATATAAATTTACTTTAAATCTCGATAATCGCAGTATGTATAAATTGCGTAAATTTAAGTATAATTTAAGCGGTAAAAGAGTATAATCTCAATTCACTTTTAAGGACAGATGGGTGAGCGGCTGAAACCACACCCCTGCTAAGGGTGCAAGTCTTAATCGGGCTTCGAGGGTTCAAATCCCTCTCTGTCCGCCACTACGCTTTATATTTATTTAAATCAACGAAAATTGTAGTTTAATTAGTTTTAGTATTTCATTAATTTATTCTCTATTTAATAATTACTGTTAAAATTTTCTTATATTTTAAAAATTAAAGGGGATATATGAGTAAAATAAGTTTTATTAGTGCATTGCTAGCTACTGCTTTATTTGGAGCAACTCATGGCGAACAAGGTTCTCCATTAAATAGCTTTGATCCAAAATCCGTAGATCATATCGTTATCAAAATGAGTGCTCTTAGCGCAAATGGAGATAAAAGCGTAGGCGAAGTCGTAGCTATAAATACAGCAGATGGTGTTGCATTTTTTCCTAGACTTTCTGGATTATCTGCACCGGGTATGCATGGATTTCATGTTCATACAAACCCAGATTGCGGATCTAGTGATAAAGGACTTGGTATGAAAGCTGGTGGTCACTGGGATCCTCAAAATACCGGTAAACACTCATTTTCTTGGG
The sequence above is a segment of the Campylobacter hyointestinalis subsp. lawsonii genome. Coding sequences within it:
- the kdsA gene encoding 3-deoxy-8-phosphooctulonate synthase, which produces MVLIAGPCVIESRDLVFKVAKKLAKFNEMGWIDFYFKSSFDKANRTSISSFRGPGLEEGLKILGEVKKEFGFKILTDIHESYQAAPTAEVADALQIPAFLCRQTDLLVAAAKTKAMVNIKKGQFLAPDAMKHSVKKVLETRGINEFGYEIAKQNGVYLCERGSTFGYGNLVVDMRSLVVMKEFAPVIFDATHSVQMPSANGATSGGDSRFVPYLARAAAAVGVEGFFYETHINPCEALCDGANMLTLEALEKNIEEIKRIREIVS
- a CDS encoding DMT family transporter; translation: MIHFLALILAGGFEVLGVVFLNKYGHSSGIKKIINFLFIVITFTCSLSLLRFAMQSLAMSVSYAIWTGIGAIGAVGVGVLINKEKLGFKKLFYLFLIIFSVIMLKII
- a CDS encoding superoxide dismutase family protein — protein: MSKISFISALLATALFGATHGEQGSPLNSFDPKSVDHIVIKMSALSANGDKSVGEVVAINTADGVAFFPRLSGLSAPGMHGFHVHTNPDCGSSDKGLGMKAGGHWDPQNTGKHSFSWDNDGHKGDLPALYVDTNGDANYPVLSTKIKNINELKGHSLMIHLGADNHSDSPKPLGGGGARLVCGVIN
- the pyrF gene encoding orotidine-5'-phosphate decarboxylase, which codes for MKLCVALDLASYDECIKLINELKGLDVWLKVGLRSYLRDGSKFIEDIKKTGDFKIFLDLKIYDIPNTMADACEVISKIGVDMINLHASAGKIAMDTVMKRLDKLKHRPIVLAVSALTSFDEAIFKQIYSANIKDSVVNFSKIAYECGLDGMVCSVYESLLIKDATSREFLTLTPGIRPFGEASNDQKRVANLDMAKESLSDFIVVGRPIYEADNPREVTQKILTKISDINLL
- the nusB gene encoding transcription antitermination factor NusB, with the protein product MATRHQVRQSVVSLLYANEMGSEMDEFAEEFLEEKKIRNDQKKFTLELYNGVLQNLDLIDEALNIHLGKWKLCEIGSVERAILRLGAYEIKFTNTDDAIIINEAVMLANELGSDSSTRFINGVLDAISKVK
- the ribH gene encoding 6,7-dimethyl-8-ribityllumazine synthase — translated: MNIIEGNLSLKGDEKVAIINARFNHIITDRLVEGAKDAFLRHGGKEENLDLILVPGAFEIPMALEKVLSSKKWDAVCCVGAVIRGSTPHFDYVSAETTKGIANVTLKYGKPVTFGVLTVDSIEQAIERAGSKAGNKGFEAMTGVVELLNLYKNIKA
- a CDS encoding DMT family transporter, producing the protein MYRRFLIRHLGIYYMLIASVLFAATGAFAKLLSSDMSSIEVVFFRNIIGFVFILFALSKKPLNQKGGRPFMLVFRGIIGTLGLLAFFYNVAQINLATAFTFQKTAPIFTALIALVIFKEKLSFKGWIAIFVGFFGIIFIVQPNLGFTKNDLVGLLSGVGAALAYTSIRELRKFYDARIIVLSFMSFGTFIPLLCMVLGEFFEFKNLDFIFAKFIMPNFTGLIYILFMGICGAWFQIYLTKAYAASKKAGVVAAMSYSDVLFSLLFGLMLGDSLPNMAALCGISLIVISGILIATEK
- a CDS encoding shikimate kinase; protein product: MKIDKNIVLIGFMGVGKGTIARALSKKIGVFAIDGDDMIESYANKKIKKIFEDDGEEAFRKIEKDLAKFLENSVKGAIISTGGGFYKVKNLNKIGTIIYLKSSFDKIIDRLQNSSNSEKKFAKRPLLSNLQKAKELHELRDKEYEKKANFVINVEDKSADKIAKEIIKILNLKR
- a CDS encoding DMT family transporter, producing the protein MNKGLFFVLLGAIFECGWAYGLKHADSNLEYLLTICFICVSFFSFMSAFKYLLASVAYTLFIGFGTLFIVSAEILTDYFNGNSVDYLRLFFIFTLLVGVLGIKGVKN
- the der gene encoding ribosome biogenesis GTPase Der gives rise to the protein MKRVILIGRPNVGKSSLFNRLAKKRIAITSDISGTTRDTNKTEIFIDDKSCILIDSGGLDDSSEIFKNVKAKTLSEAANADIIVFMVDGKMLPDEQDKKIFYELLNLKKPTALVVNKVDSKKDEERSWEFNEFGSKEVFSLSVSHNIGTDELCSWIYKLLPETTIKADMSDDFDEFLEGFDEKGEIDIEKPSVDYETKNIKVGIIGRVNVGKSSLLNALVKEDRSVVSKIAGTTIDPVNESYVYEDRVFEFVDTAGIRKRGKIEGIERFALNRTEKILEESDIALLVLDSSEPLTELDERIAGLGAKFELGVIIVLNKWDKEHGDFDKVVFELRDKFKFLAYAPIISVSALSKKRVHKLYPLILEVYKNYTQKIKTSRLNEVIKEAVCAHPVPRDHGKIVKIYYGAQFGFAPPKIALVMNKPRSLHFSYKRYLLNKLRENFELNGTPVILIPKNHSQKESVENEDR